AGTCCTTCGTGTCttctctgcctgccttgaaACTGTGCTATTTCGTGTTAAAAGAATACTCCTTCAAATCTAAGGAAATGCGTAGAGGTAAGCCATTTTTattctggttatatttttaaatgagcaatcttaacagtagcttgcagaaaactgttaattgtgttgctaaaatatatacaaCGTTATCATGAACGAACTTTAAGCTATGCAGGCTAAAGCTATTTTTAGCCGTATAGTTAGCTGTTTCACTTAAGTTCATTGTTTTTGAAGCTCAGTGCTctgttattttgaaatgacaattaatcactatcaacactgttgtaaaatataaatgacattttgactAGCCATGCAGTGTATGATGCTTAAACAGGCAGGTGGATTGGAGTGCTCCCTATTAACTgagattattaatattttcaaaagttttgcttccaaaatatataaatacatttaattatgtattacaatatacatatgACATGCTAAACCACATGAAACGTTTCTGAAATTATATTCTGTAaggcttgttttatttgtcaaagaaaGGGAGACTGATTTCTAGATAACattatgtatttaatgttttgaaaactattgtgaacctgtgcttaagtcaagtttttattacacttaaactgttaaattatttaacaaataaatctcGAAAtgagacttactgctcttaaatcctgttatttcatttgatgctaaaggaaattttttgtttttaaggttttaggATAATTTTAATGGACATCAGTGTCTGGTTTATTAATGTCCTTCTATTTATTGATTGGTTAGCCAAGAGAgttatttcacataatttgagttttgtgacaaaaatgatacggccataataaatcacagtacttttgtacttaagtacattttgaggcagatacttttgtacttttactcaagtaaaaatttttagcaagtacttctacttttacttgagtaatattttaccctgggtatctttacttttacttaagtacacGATTAGTGTAATTCGTCCACCACTGGTTTTAGGCATTTACTTGTCGAATACACGGGTTTAAACAGTGGTTCAGTTTAGACATACAGTAGGCTACAGTACGTACATGCTCCATTTAATGTGCACACACAAACCTATTGCGAGACAGAGAGAtgatctttttttcttttttcttctccCAGACCccacccacctgccataccatatgaccggaagtaaagagagattgttttgaggagggggagatttgcgtttttgattaaagatcaTGAGggcacattaataaaaaaataataaagctcacagataagtaatttattaaaataaataccaCAAGATTCCAAAACATATTACGGTTTCGTATtattttcatggcgactttaaaagATGATACTTTTGCTTAAGTTGTACTGGAATTAGTGACTTGTCTCTTGTAAtgaagtcatttttgcagtaaGGTATCTGTACTTAAGTATGGTTGTTAATCTTTACACCTCGGCTAATTTGGGACACaacaaatcttatatttttgTACAGCAAAATTCAAAAGACTGGGCTGTTTACATGGGTTTGTATGTGTACATGGCTATAGGTTTCCACTAATTGGATATTGAGGTCAAGGtttcattaaaactcaatgctgaCACAGTACTGAGAAAACAGCTCTTAAGTGAACTCAGAATTCCCCTTACGCATGTAGTTTTGACCCTATAATGAAAtactctttaaaaaaagacaCATTTTATTACAACAAGACTGAGATATATTCACTGTTCAACAGTGCATACACCATTTTGACCGTCAGACAGTTGGCAGCTGTTCAACTTTGACTGCCCTCAATGAATTCACTAGTCAACAGCTATCTGTGTCAAGCTGACAATCAGACCGaacactaacacacacacagacataaaAAACATGCAATACACATTTAACATTGAACACTGGAACTCTTAAGTGTAGCTGTACAACCCATTAATGTGCTGTAACGCTGttattttctgattttaaaCACACTGTTTGCTACTTTGCTCTGAAGCAAATATGGAGTCCAGCATTCCAAAGCACCAGTGGTCTCCTTCAGGTCAAAAGGACAGCAACCTCATCCTCTGAGGAAATTCGGCCTTTCAAGACCCACTACAATCCTGATCTCCTAGGCCAAAACGTTTCACCAAGGGCTTTTAAATCTATTCCTGTCACCGGTGTATTAGCACACAAGCAGAGAAGATAAGAAAGCCAATTATCATCATGTATCCGCAGgtggtgtttttaatacatTACAGCCATTGCATATGAACATGGAGTCCGGTAAATCCCAAAACATCTCATGATAAGGATTTTCCCCATAATCGAGAAACTACTTTGTAAATAAAGGGCGTTCCATACATTTAATTTGGGCTTGGCTTTAAGTGACTAATATAAGCTTACATCCCTTGACAATGTAAACCCCTAACATCTATAAAAACACCGTAACTAAACAAATGGCACACATTTAGATGGGGTGATCAATTTACCTGAACAATGATAGGTGGGTGAACGGTTTTGAAACAATCATTATTTATGCACAATTGcgtttattttcagtttttgctaaaaaataggGTTGGCCGATATTACCATTTTATCGATACCACAACCTTGAGTATCTGTCGATACCGATCCAATACCATCTCTATCGCCCTTTTAATCAATTAAGCtgcaaaaaacatttgttagcCATACAAAAAGCTTAAACAGAGCCACAGAACTCAAATGTTTTACTGTGGAACAAATGACTGTGCAAATTCAAGACTCAATGTAACATTGTGCAATAATGCtgcatcatttttatttaagcGTTTCAAACAGACTAGTAGCAAAATTTTTAGTTAGGCAgcacaaaaattcaaaatgaaatttaaaGTGTAACTTTGGACAATTTAAAGTGCAAGTCACGCTTTACGCCAAGTTGCCATAATAAGGTGCGTGTTGGTATCGGATCGGATTGTACTCCCCGACTTCTACAATATTTGGTCCAGCTATTTTCGCCAATATCTGACTAATATCAATATTGAATATCGGATCGGCCCTCCCCCACAAAAAAAACTCACCTTAAAATGAGGGTGAAGCTTAATGATGCCATTAGAGAAATCTCCACATCTATTTATTTAACTAATATCTGAAAAGAGCTAAAACACCTGCATCAAATAAGGTGGGTTGGGTTGTGATACACTAGTGGACAGTGTGATATTAAAGAAAACTGCAATATGCGATTAgctgccttgcgcgcaaatttattcacgctgcaagtctagcatggaaactatgggcCTTTTTGCaactgaaatagggaaccaatcacagaacggggagggggtaGCAAGACGATGACAACGTCTAcgcgacacaccgaagcagttttgtttatccaacatggcagcagacgcgaagttacttttcaatgcagtCTTAGATAGtgttttaagtagttttgaacgaaagtttattttaaaaaagagcaacttttggcgttaaacaatttcatatccaagaaggatgtctGGATATGacaagacatgatagccacagagttttataggaccaacctgctaggcatcgtcgtagacgaagtacaattaacttatgAATGGTAAGGggtatcatattgtcattatgcctgtaatgtggttgtcacagttccactaaattgtgttgcttttcaatatcaatatacagctaccggttaaTTTGGATAGCTTTCACCTGTGTGCACACGCACGCAgtttgaattgatgtcgctctacaaacgtcatctggtataattgaaacgattggctataaGCTATGTACagatgcatttgatagacattcgtagcgcccaataaacggctctgggcattcgtaaaccacgccccaaatacgagaaaatgagcatatggttcccagaccacgtctcatgctctgagactggtctggtgttagccaggctaataTAGCATACTAAATAATGCGATATTTAATACGCAGTATAATATTTCTTTCACTGaaacagtttacattttattaaaaaaaaaccttttataTAACCAACATATATGTTTCATATAAGAAAGCATAACaacttttaaaaagtgaaggtcatgttttaatgttgcaTAAAACAAATCAGACACAATGCAAACGCAAttgcacatgcacacatatcatCTGTGCCATATACTATATTATCCCCATCGACCTAAAACTTTGACCATAGATAAAATTTGGAAGCATTACAGTTAAATCTGTCATTTATTGCAAACTTATTGGGATATGCATTTCGTGATAAGCACATTTATGATATTCTTGTGATTTTGGTATATTGCACAGCCCTAGTAATGCTTTTGTGTGTGCCACAACTCCTTACATAACCACTGAGCTAATTCAATGCCCTGCCCTCATACACACAGCCAGTAATGTCAACTAGAATTAGCAGTCAGGCGCAAGAAAATCCTGATATCTGGAGGCATTTGTTTGCTCCCTATCCCAAACCcagataataaataataaataaataacccaAGATAATAAACACTAATGTTGACTCAGCACAATTACGGCCAAAAGCTTCAAGGCAATACATATTCTAAAAGTATGTGCAATTTCAACTCAACTTGCCATGAATTTTGTGCCCATATACTTAATGCCATTATATAGTTTTCATATGGCTGTGTTTACACATGTGTTTTATTTGAACCAGAATTGAGAGCAAAAATGTCTGCATTAAAGCTCTTGTGTGAAAATcttaacattaaaaaagatGACAACTCAAAGCAGATTTTAGGTTTATTCTAAGGAGTTCCATGTTGCAAGTTCAGAGactcatttacataaaaactaggagggtgtgtgtgtgtgtgaaaaaaGGTACATTTTTGAAAGAAGGGGGAGATCTTCAAATTCTTGTGCTGGATTAAACTGGTTtggacaaaaaacaacaaccagaAGGCAAACTACACCACATTATTTTGTCAAAGACAAGTTGATTCATAGATTTAACACATTTACTTGACATaacatttttttagttttataatTTTAGAAAATGCTGTTTGACTACACAACAACATTAATGTCAATAAAAGTTTAGTTACTATGTTCTACCCCACCTTATCTGTATAATTCAAGGTCTGAATTTCATAACTTAAATATCTCAAACTTTTAAAACAAACCTCCTCACTGTTCTTCTCCAAATGGAACAACGTGTTCTCTTTCAACGGGGGAGGATATCTTGGCTACCACCTCAAGCTCTCAAagtataaacctgaattaataAAAAGTTCAAAACTAAGGGTTCCCATGTATGAGATGTTTAATGTCATAAAGAATGCATTTTTGCTCGGTCCAGAAAATTTAAAACAGTCCAAAGAGCTTTACCACCGAGGGGGTGTGTCAGAAAATTCATCTGCACCAAGAAGcttcacaaacaaaaacataaaaatttcaATTAAATACAACGGTGAAACTTAGAAAAAACAGACTAAAGATAATAGTctaaaaaaaatacgttttacTCATTTGCGGTCAAGCGGAGACAACTTTGTCCGTTAAAATCATGCATTTCAGTCAGATCTGTAATGTAACGCATACATGCGCGAATAAAAGAATGCCCAAAACATTACCCCAAACAAAACCAAATGAGTTAAACTAGCATTAACACGTTAAGTCCAAACCGGTCGACACGTGAAACAGATAAAAGCATCAGTTATTGAAATAGCCAGAAACGAGAAAGTTATAAGTTTGGTGAATCTATCGAGTGCGCGCACCCTCATATTTTACCCAATATTTGGTGCGCCTCACCTGAAGCCGCTCACATTTTAATCGTTCCTTGAATTTACAATAATGTctaactataaaaatataatacagCAAATACAAAAGCGGAAATATCGGTGATTATTTAATAACGTTACCTGAtatttaacataaataaatacgatGGGCCGTAGCAGTTCGCGTTTACAACACCCAGGAACAAACTATCGAACATAATCGAATATAGCAATAAAACTGCTGACTTACCTTCACCCTGCTGACCAAATGATTTTGTGTGTCTTATTCTTTCCGTTAAGtggtttattttcatttaaaagccAGTCTGGACGCGGATTGTCAGCTTGTTGTCGGCGGCGTGTGGTCGGGGACGCGCTCTGCGCACGCACGCGTTGAGCTGCTGGATCTACGGAATGTGCGAGGTCTCAAACCTCTCcatatttaaagatttttaaaagtTGTTTCAATTCTGTTttgcattaaacatttttataagcGAATTATGTGTCAATAATAGAGATAAAATGTGATTATACAAACATCCTATTAGTAAAAATAGCTGATAGCACAATTAAGCACAGTAAAAGCAAGTGctcataaaacaatataaagaagattaaaatatattaaggcAATGCCacaaaagtaattattttaattttgttgcAGTGAATCGATGAATAAGTTAGCCTGCACGTGTGGTGTGGCACGTGACGTATTGTAGAGGATTAAAATAGGTTTCAGCGTTTGGATCATGTCATTATGTGTAGGCTATAAGTAACGGGATGCAATCTTTTCCTATAAGCATATTGACACTGACACATTATCACACTGATATGcacttttttagtatttttagaTTATGAGACAGGACTTTATGTACATTCTGTACAAGTTTTAGTGCCtccatagttttataaatagaCATAGGCtataatacaaatatattataatattaataataaaaaatataattttaggaTTAAATTTTACATTAACAATATATAACACTGGTAAAAACAACTGTGGAACTGTGTACAAAGAAATACAATGAGTTTTATACTGTGATGCATGTCCAAAAGTAACAAAGAAAAATTCAGATAGTTTTACTGCTGATTTGACATCAGATGTCTTTCTAAAAGCTTCGTCTCTAAACATTCAATAAGAATAGGATCCACATTTGGGTCCACTTTGTTAGCAAACCAGTGACCATGATCAAGAAGCCATCTGAGCTCAGCAGCACCATAAATACACACTTCCCTTTGATAGACTCCAGTGCATGGTGGGTAAAGAACATCTACAAAACCAACCCACTTCACCAGATGGGATTTACTTGTCAGTTCTGTGATATCAGGGTCAGATCTTGGCACCTCTCCTGGTACTCCAGGCACACGAACCAGGGTTGCCCAAAAATGTTCATCAGGTGAGTATGTGTCCTCAGACCAAACCAAGAAATCTTTGACTAGAGAACTCCACTGAACAAAAAGTGCAAATTCCCTTGAGAGTGTAAAGTATGCACTGCCAACAAACATTTCGATGTTATGAGGTGGCGGATGTTTCTTCTTTCTGGTAGTCCAAGGTGAGTTGTAGTATTCGGTGTTATTTTTCAGAAGATGATGAAAAGTCCAGCGCCACTTTTTGCCACCAGGTTGTCTGGTCTCCACCATGTTCATGCCTTTAAGCATCTTTAGATCTGACACCAGTTCAGCATTTGTCCGCAGTGGAAAGTCCTGACCACACAGATTGATGACATACTTCCACTTCACCTCAGACTCCAGGAGATCAGACAGACAATTAAGATCTGCTTTGAGGCGTGAGATGCCTGCATACTGCACCCTCTCCAGTTTTGAAGCAATGAAGACGTTAGGGATGCAGCGGGCCAGACCTTGCATCGCTGAAATAAAGTCATCTGAAGACTTAAGGTCATAATGTATACAGTAAACATTATGTGGCATATAAATGGCCCTTAGCAACCTCTCCACAAGATCTGCATCCTTATGAACGACCAAAGAGTAAGCAAGAGGAAATTCACGCTCAGACTCAGAGCCATGTAACACACCATAACCCTTTGACGCTATAAACCAATCACAATCAGAGGTGACATTCACAATATTCATGTCAGCTGGGCCCAAATAGCTTTTGTTTTTACGGACGGCTAAAGATTTTCCCACCTCCACTGGTTCCATATCATATATTGCTGAGCAATCAATCCCATATTTTATTGTCAGTCGCTGTCTATCAAACACTCTTGTTAATCTGAAGGTATTAGGACctttaacttttaaatatacaattgtaaaaacatatataagtccaATCACTGTGACAAAGAAAAGTATGATTGGTTTCTGATGAAGCCACAATCTTCtcattctgtaaaaaaagaaacataaaggCATGTTACTTGTAAATGTTGTCCAATGACTGCATGCATACATATACAATACAGAGTGAAAACGTAATCCActtaatataaatgtttttgacatTTCTAACCTGATCTGATGTGTTACCAATTACACACATTTaacacattaaaaatataaagtgtgCTCCAGTGACCTATAAACTTTAATGCCTACGAAgataacaacatttttaataattaaaacttACCTTCTTGTTGTGCCtttcaaaaaataaagaaaaataaatcatCTTTAGCAAATAACACAAACAAACTTAATGTTTAcagaaatctaaaaaataaacaaatatgcaACTTCTCTTGCTTCCTTGTAATAATTAGTCTCTAACGGGTGTAATCATTCCGGAATCTGCACAAGCACCGTGAAAACTAAAGagtaaacacaaataatttacAACATGGATTTTATCATCATGCGTTAAAGTAAAATACGTGAACATTAATTTCCTTGGccaaagaaacatttttacaaaGCGTTTGCTGTTTGCAGAATAGAGATTTCCGTTTGATAAACGAAACACAAACTTAGTTACCAGTCGCTCCGCTCACCAAGGGGTGCAAACCAACTCTGCTGCTGCTTGCATAGTCGTTGACTTGGTAATCAAATAGGCATATTATAGAGCTTCAGAGACGAGCAAAAAAATATAGAGCAGAGATAAAACTGCGCCAGCTGTTACACAGGTTCCGGGGTTCACCTTCTTCTTCATGTGTTATGGCGGGTCAGGTGGCATCCCGTTCACAGTGACTGTTCCTCAATCCGAATGCAACCGGAGGTAGCATTattatgcaggctgcatacgtcatcaagcctggtttatttaagttaactgagcaatACATTCGCAATTCATAAGCATATCACAACAGTTTACGATTAACTACGAATTTACAATTGTTAATAAAATAGGACACGTCTTGATGACTAAAGGCGACATCGGAGGCTGCAGTCATAGGCTACAATGAAAGAATTAACTTAGTGACCTCTAGTGGCCACTACACTGATAAAAAGGAAATTCATTTGCAGTTCTGCATTTTATATGCATTTTGTTACCATATGAAGGCATAATTCAAATACAGGGTGGAGTTAAGTTAGTATCAAAAATGTGGAAATTAACTGGCTCCATGACTGGCATAGTGGTAATGTTTAAAGAATctaaacaaaaatgtacagtgtgCAGTGAATGGCTGTTTTAGGTTCGGCCTGCTTAGCTATTGGATGGTGGGGTCACTCATTACATAATCTTTCTGTCATAAAATGTCGGGTGTAATAAACAAGAAGCTATAGTTTGACAATCACAAAGTGTTACTCTCTGTCTGCTAAATCTAGGCTACATTTTGTACAAACGTACCAGGTACAATAGATGGCGCTGTTGGCTTGGTAACCTCactcatttaaagggatagttcacccaaaaattgaaattctgtcatcatttgctcactctcatgttgttacaaaccagcataaatttctttgttctgatgaacataaaggaacatattttaagaaatgtttgtaaccaaaccattcacttccatagtaggaataatgaatactatggaagtaaatggggtccacaaacagtttggttacaatatttctcaaaatatgttgaaataattttaaattttttgggtgaaatatccctttaaagaaaagTTTATCTTTTAGAGTAACAGAGATGAACAgagcaaaaatcaacgtttgaGATTTCCAATTTTTAGGTGCagttaagaaaatgtttatatattataaataaatgtgtgtatgtgtatgtacatgtttttaaatgtaaaaagtgtgtgtgtgtgtgtgtgtgtgtgtgtgtgtgtatactggTAGAAACTGTAAATGGggccttaaaatatttttgtagacAATGGAAGGGCCTTGAGTTAAAATGGTTGAGAGCcaatgttttaaacaaacatcACTTCGAtttacagtaaaacacatttcaaacgGAATAAAACAGGTTGACACTTGTTCACAGACATATACGTCAAGCATAATGGTAATgggtaaactttaaaaaaaatctagctGTAACCAAATATATAGGCTAATATACTGATTGGTTCACACTTAAGTGCATTGGTAGACTACAGTGAGAAAAAGAGGGGTTATCACACTGGAaactttaaggggtggtttcttTAACTTTAAGGACAGGGATTACC
This sequence is a window from Misgurnus anguillicaudatus chromosome 9, ASM2758022v2, whole genome shotgun sequence. Protein-coding genes within it:
- the LOC129423320 gene encoding beta-1,3-galactosyl-O-glycosyl-glycoprotein beta-1,6-N-acetylglucosaminyltransferase 4, whose translation is MSKTFILSGLRFHSVLYMYACSHWTTFTSNMPLCFFFYRMRRLWLHQKPIILFFVTVIGLIYVFTIVYLKVKGPNTFRLTRVFDRQRLTIKYGIDCSAIYDMEPVEVGKSLAVRKNKSYLGPADMNIVNVTSDCDWFIASKGYGVLHGSESEREFPLAYSLVVHKDADLVERLLRAIYMPHNVYCIHYDLKSSDDFISAMQGLARCIPNVFIASKLERVQYAGISRLKADLNCLSDLLESEVKWKYVINLCGQDFPLRTNAELVSDLKMLKGMNMVETRQPGGKKWRWTFHHLLKNNTEYYNSPWTTRKKKHPPPHNIEMFVGSAYFTLSREFALFVQWSSLVKDFLVWSEDTYSPDEHFWATLVRVPGVPGEVPRSDPDITELTSKSHLVKWVGFVDVLYPPCTGVYQREVCIYGAAELRWLLDHGHWFANKVDPNVDPILIECLETKLLERHLMSNQQ